A window of the Oligoflexus sp. genome harbors these coding sequences:
- a CDS encoding GGDEF domain-containing protein, with protein sequence MVPFFHTLPRSIYFLLLGVVVALGAPLGWWLCASFVPPEHLEDAVYLYMAVGTTLTFGSFGFLMGHSQDLLYKLIEKDSLTVLLNQKAFYRHMEAYYQIGLRYNDSIGIMMLDIDHFKQVNDQNNHLVGSDIIKQFGQILAVMTRETDIVARYGGDEFIIGIPRVENAAAALTLAERIRSTIEARVFYSRGCKVQVTISMGLVVSLCQSSTSIDQLVQEADQMLYKAKRNGRNRVESLVKAGDKTTASAS encoded by the coding sequence ATGGTCCCGTTTTTTCACACGCTGCCCAGAAGCATTTATTTTCTGCTCCTTGGGGTCGTCGTGGCCCTCGGCGCGCCTTTGGGCTGGTGGCTTTGCGCGAGTTTCGTTCCGCCTGAGCATCTGGAGGACGCGGTCTACCTTTACATGGCCGTGGGGACGACTTTGACCTTCGGCAGCTTTGGTTTCCTCATGGGCCATTCCCAGGATCTGCTTTATAAGCTGATTGAAAAAGATTCTTTGACCGTCCTTCTGAATCAAAAAGCCTTTTACCGGCATATGGAAGCCTACTATCAGATCGGTCTTCGCTATAACGATTCGATCGGCATCATGATGCTGGACATAGATCACTTCAAGCAGGTGAATGACCAGAACAATCACCTCGTCGGCAGTGATATCATCAAGCAGTTCGGTCAAATCCTGGCGGTGATGACGCGTGAAACCGATATCGTGGCCCGTTACGGTGGGGATGAGTTCATCATCGGCATACCGCGCGTGGAAAACGCGGCGGCGGCGCTGACGCTGGCGGAGAGGATTCGTTCCACCATCGAAGCGCGGGTTTTTTATTCGAGGGGCTGCAAGGTGCAGGTGACCATCAGCATGGGACTTGTCGTCAGTCTTTGTCAAAGTTCCACCAGCATTGATCAGCTCGTTCAGGAAGCGGATCAGATGCTCTACAAAGCAAAGCGCAATGGCCGCAATCGCGTCGAGTCCCTGGTCAAAGCGGGAGACAAGACCACGGCCTCGGCCTCCTGA
- a CDS encoding c-type cytochrome — protein MADRKNKDELRPEKVDGIELLDNPLPTWWVALFNFSMIFGLGYFMWFHILNKPSLQDELLQDRKAHEQLVAAREQVALSPEDVAVRLQDPKLVQDGKGLYAAHCSPCHGQQGEGTVGPNLTDKYWIHGGTPEMILTSISEGIPAMGMVAWGPILGQAKVEAVTAYVLSLQGTKPANGKAPQGDEF, from the coding sequence ATGGCTGATCGGAAAAACAAGGATGAACTCCGTCCCGAGAAAGTCGATGGCATCGAGCTGCTCGACAATCCCCTGCCGACGTGGTGGGTGGCTCTGTTCAATTTTTCGATGATCTTTGGTTTGGGATATTTCATGTGGTTTCATATCCTGAACAAGCCCTCGCTCCAGGACGAGTTGCTGCAGGATCGCAAAGCGCATGAACAGCTGGTGGCCGCGCGGGAGCAGGTGGCCCTGAGCCCCGAGGATGTGGCCGTTCGCCTGCAGGATCCCAAGCTGGTTCAGGACGGCAAAGGGCTCTATGCCGCGCACTGCTCGCCCTGTCATGGCCAGCAGGGCGAGGGCACGGTCGGCCCCAACCTCACGGATAAATATTGGATTCATGGCGGAACGCCCGAGATGATACTGACTTCGATCAGTGAAGGCATTCCCGCGATGGGGATGGTGGCCTGGGGACCGATTCTGGGCCAGGCGAAGGTGGAAGCGGTGACGGCTTACGTGCTGAGTCTGCAGGGGACAAAGCCAGCCAATGGCAAGGCTCCGCAGGGCGATGAGTTCTGA